Proteins from one Bacillota bacterium genomic window:
- a CDS encoding HepT-like ribonuclease domain-containing protein, with product MVDRVILEKRLLKLERTIHKLRGLSQVSWERFMEGEGIRDRAERNLQTAIQVCIDMGSHIIADSGHRPPSSYADVFNVLREEGLLEESLASRLETPSFTPGYQTRHLFVDNPRQTVPARTRGAKRNRSHH from the coding sequence GTGGTTGATCGGGTGATTCTTGAGAAACGACTCCTCAAGCTCGAGCGGACCATTCACAAGCTGAGGGGACTGTCCCAGGTCAGTTGGGAACGCTTCATGGAGGGCGAGGGTATCAGGGACCGGGCAGAAAGGAACCTTCAGACAGCTATCCAGGTGTGTATTGACATGGGAAGCCATATCATTGCAGACTCCGGTCATCGCCCTCCATCCAGTTATGCCGATGTCTTCAACGTCCTCAGGGAGGAAGGCCTCCTGGAGGAATCCCTTGCCTCGAGGCTTGAAACTCCCTCATTCACTCCCGGCTATCAAACCCGCCATTTATTCGTAGACAATCCCCGTCAAACTGTTCCGGCACGAACACGTGGTGCCAAAAGAAATCGCTCTCATCACTAA
- a CDS encoding carbon-nitrogen hydrolase family protein — translation MNCINKCNLSLVQMAPTLGDMQRNASRISESINTIVRQRPDTNLVVFPELALTGYECADLFPQIARRPEASGEIGLIRETAREKGIFVLLGYAEKGGGERVHNSLLLIGSDGNIAGNHRKVHLPPAEKGVFTQGDDYCLCETPLGRVGLLNCWDAAFPEVSRLYALSEADFLVVAAAWEEPYDEPWVLSVRSRALDNGLAVAAVNRVGKDKTLSFFGRSLFSDAMGKVLQEAPAGKECVIHQSLDLDSYRKQRETFSSQVLELRSDTYKLERVITRKA, via the coding sequence GTGAACTGCATAAACAAGTGTAACCTCTCGCTAGTGCAAATGGCCCCAACCCTGGGGGATATGCAACGAAACGCCTCCAGGATATCGGAGAGCATCAACACTATTGTCAGACAGCGTCCTGACACCAATCTGGTCGTCTTCCCGGAGCTGGCCCTGACGGGTTACGAGTGCGCAGACCTCTTCCCCCAGATTGCCCGGAGACCCGAAGCCAGCGGGGAAATAGGGCTCATCAGGGAAACCGCCAGGGAAAAGGGCATCTTCGTATTGCTGGGATACGCCGAGAAAGGAGGGGGCGAGCGGGTCCACAATTCGCTGCTTTTGATAGGAAGTGACGGGAACATAGCAGGGAATCACCGAAAGGTTCATCTCCCCCCGGCGGAAAAGGGCGTGTTCACTCAGGGTGATGACTACTGCCTCTGCGAGACACCCCTTGGACGGGTAGGCCTTCTCAACTGCTGGGACGCAGCCTTCCCCGAGGTCTCCCGCCTCTACGCGCTCTCAGAGGCAGACTTCCTGGTGGTAGCAGCTGCCTGGGAGGAACCCTATGATGAACCCTGGGTCCTGTCGGTAAGAAGCCGTGCCCTGGACAATGGGCTGGCGGTGGCCGCCGTAAACCGCGTGGGCAAGGACAAAACCCTTTCCTTCTTCGGGCGGAGTCTCTTTTCCGATGCCATGGGCAAAGTGCTTCAGGAGGCGCCCGCGGGGAAGGAGTGTGTAATCCACCAGTCTCTGGATTTGGACTCTTACAGGAAACAGCGAGAGACCTTTTCTTCACAGGTTCTCGAGCTCAGAAGCGATACATACAAACTGGAGCGTGTGATCACCAGAAAAGCCTGA
- a CDS encoding cytosine permease produces the protein MASKGESTVNREAIFGLLPVTPKEREFTFYDFANVNVGLAIATWCFLIGGTMAFFVNLTDGLLAALLGNTVAVIIMAAATTLPSCKYGLEQYTALRSVFGTLGTKVVFLVVVLIVEFLWAAILAVMFGKAMQNVYVGLTGSTEAGQVLLIGFAVLAILVSWFVVWKGPATIRSLNKIIAPGLAIMMGIMIYLMVREFGAGGLLAAPPLDPHPNRWWNFMIAFELNLGAGFSWWPIMGGLARLTKNERAAFWPNMIGINLAAVVGTMVGLAAAITIGTSDPTQWMIPLGGAIFGILALVFVAFANVTSIMSLAYATCLAMKQVKAFLLMDWGKLTAVFFLPAAAIVFFPNTVYEGFGSFLAVCATFFGPLSGIYFVDYFLLRKQRLSLRNIYDLSPQSGYYFWGGINWVAVVAFVTSIWVYYLFLDPITFESSDMFLHFTASLPSTAYAMLAYYVVMKAVAVPKNVGFYLTQGR, from the coding sequence ATGGCAAGCAAAGGAGAATCTACTGTCAATCGCGAGGCAATATTTGGTCTGTTGCCAGTAACACCCAAGGAACGGGAATTCACCTTCTACGACTTCGCCAATGTCAATGTGGGACTGGCCATCGCCACTTGGTGCTTCCTGATCGGCGGCACCATGGCATTCTTCGTGAACCTCACCGATGGTCTCCTGGCCGCACTCTTAGGCAATACCGTAGCGGTTATCATCATGGCTGCCGCAACGACCCTGCCATCGTGCAAGTACGGCCTGGAACAGTACACGGCACTGCGCAGCGTTTTCGGCACGCTGGGAACGAAAGTGGTATTCCTCGTTGTCGTACTTATTGTAGAATTCCTATGGGCAGCCATTCTTGCGGTGATGTTCGGAAAGGCCATGCAGAATGTCTATGTGGGGTTGACTGGATCAACTGAGGCAGGGCAAGTTCTGCTGATAGGGTTTGCGGTGCTAGCCATCTTGGTAAGCTGGTTCGTGGTTTGGAAGGGACCGGCCACAATCAGGTCCTTGAACAAGATAATTGCCCCGGGCCTGGCAATTATGATGGGCATCATGATCTACCTTATGGTAAGGGAATTCGGCGCCGGGGGGCTTTTGGCTGCACCCCCACTGGATCCCCATCCTAACCGCTGGTGGAACTTCATGATCGCCTTTGAGCTGAACCTGGGAGCCGGTTTCTCATGGTGGCCCATAATGGGAGGCCTGGCGCGGCTTACCAAGAACGAACGCGCAGCCTTCTGGCCTAACATGATCGGCATTAACCTGGCCGCCGTGGTCGGCACCATGGTGGGATTGGCCGCCGCCATCACCATTGGAACAAGCGATCCTACGCAGTGGATGATCCCCCTGGGAGGAGCAATCTTCGGCATCCTGGCGCTGGTCTTCGTTGCCTTCGCCAATGTGACATCCATTATGTCGCTGGCCTACGCCACTTGCCTGGCTATGAAGCAGGTCAAGGCCTTCCTGCTGATGGACTGGGGCAAGCTGACAGCGGTGTTCTTCCTCCCGGCAGCGGCCATCGTGTTCTTCCCCAATACGGTGTATGAGGGGTTCGGCAGTTTCCTGGCTGTATGCGCCACTTTCTTCGGCCCTCTCTCCGGCATTTACTTCGTGGACTACTTCCTCTTGAGGAAGCAAAGGCTCAGCCTGCGAAACATATACGACCTGTCCCCCCAGTCGGGCTACTACTTCTGGGGCGGGATTAACTGGGTTGCAGTGGTAGCCTTTGTGACCTCTATATGGGTCTACTACCTGTTCCTTGACCCCATCACCTTCGAGAGCTCCGATATGTTCCTGCATTTCACGGCTTCCCTGCCGTCAACAGCCTACGCCATGCTGGCTTACTACGTAGTCATGAAGGCTGTGGCAGTACCCAAGAATGTGGGCTTCTATCTGACGCAAGGACGCTAA
- a CDS encoding iron-containing alcohol dehydrogenase, which yields MENIQAFTFFSPTRIEFGKGAVGRLADEAGSVGASRPLVVTDSGIEKSPLLEPIVEDLRKAGMKVEVFSKVEPNPRDSTCHEGAEVAKRHEADLIIAVGGGSPMDAAKAISMLFTNPGKVHDYFGFYKVKKPGLPLITVPTTAGTGSEATMWAVITNTTGERNIKDAIGSPLICPSVAVVDPLLTLSLPSHLTASTGMDALTHAIEAYTSLLANPMSDVLALPAIALIYEHLMPAYANGDNQEAREHMMLGSLLAGIAFSNSDVAAVHSLAEAIGGLHDVPHGVANSIFLPYVMQYNLIAAPRRYADIAEAMGVATGDMGVTEAAQAAVTAVKQMANSLDIHKLKDTGIRPEDFDTIADVAMQNLGTPGNARKMTRESFIHVIEETYEGA from the coding sequence ATGGAGAACATCCAGGCCTTTACTTTCTTCTCTCCCACCCGCATCGAGTTTGGCAAGGGTGCAGTTGGCAGGCTTGCAGATGAAGCAGGCTCTGTGGGGGCCTCGAGGCCCTTGGTTGTGACTGACAGCGGCATCGAGAAAAGCCCCCTACTTGAGCCCATTGTTGAGGACCTCAGGAAGGCAGGAATGAAGGTTGAGGTGTTTTCGAAGGTTGAGCCCAACCCGCGGGATTCAACTTGCCACGAAGGAGCGGAGGTCGCCAAGAGACACGAGGCCGACCTCATTATCGCTGTCGGCGGAGGCAGCCCCATGGATGCAGCCAAGGCCATCTCAATGCTTTTTACCAACCCAGGCAAGGTCCATGACTATTTCGGCTTCTACAAGGTCAAGAAGCCGGGCCTGCCCTTGATTACCGTTCCCACCACAGCAGGGACTGGCAGTGAGGCAACCATGTGGGCGGTCATTACCAATACCACAGGGGAGCGCAATATCAAGGATGCCATTGGCAGCCCGCTCATCTGTCCCTCGGTTGCCGTAGTTGACCCGCTTCTGACCCTATCATTGCCTTCCCATCTGACGGCCTCCACGGGAATGGACGCTCTAACCCATGCCATTGAGGCCTACACATCGCTTCTGGCCAACCCCATGTCAGATGTTTTGGCGCTCCCGGCCATTGCCCTAATATACGAACACCTAATGCCGGCCTACGCCAACGGCGATAACCAGGAGGCCAGGGAACACATGATGCTCGGGAGCCTGCTGGCGGGGATAGCCTTTTCTAATTCCGATGTGGCCGCCGTGCACTCCCTTGCTGAGGCCATAGGGGGGCTGCACGATGTTCCCCACGGGGTGGCCAATTCCATTTTCCTTCCCTATGTGATGCAGTACAATCTTATTGCAGCCCCGCGCCGCTACGCGGATATCGCCGAGGCCATGGGAGTGGCCACGGGGGACATGGGGGTTACCGAGGCGGCCCAGGCCGCTGTCACGGCGGTCAAGCAGATGGCAAACTCCCTGGACATACACAAGCTGAAGGATACAGGTATCCGGCCAGAGGACTTCGATACCATAGCCGATGTGGCCATGCAGAACCTGGGTACTCCCGGCAATGCCAGGAAGATGACGAGAGAGAGTTTCATCCATGTAATCGAGGAGACCTACGAGGGAGCCTGA
- a CDS encoding transposase has translation MTVRSLVLASILKTDRARHRPVRADSEHLRQLRFLCQDRQGLVHSKTMLINQLTACLKAYYPRARELGKISS, from the coding sequence ATGACAGTAAGATCCTTGGTCTTGGCAAGTATCCTCAAGACCGATAGGGCTCGGCATAGGCCTGTGCGGGCCGATAGTGAACATTTACGACAACTACGCTTTCTATGCCAGGACCGCCAAGGTTTGGTGCATAGCAAGACCATGCTGATAAACCAACTCACCGCCTGCCTAAAGGCCTACTACCCCAGAGCTCGAGAACTTGGTAAAATCTCATCCTGA
- a CDS encoding BREX system ATP-binding domain-containing protein produces MKDQQEQRLIIESFRSGVPSRRVASRFPMGRERLLEKVRDEIQSLRSRGSQAIFVKANYGEGKTHLLHAIWDMALREECVVSLIILSKETPFDKFYRVYPKVIAGTYLPGSSQPGIEQLISDVRGGSQEAGEILGFAESNLHPKIAAVLRNYIEGQYTDASYGLYQDLAGEFMRAQDLKAIHRLNFHETLKLSRFTASSDTWDYFRMVDALARLRGYRGWVLLIDEAELIGKLGAGARARSYANINRFLSPKGGLASTLSVFTVATSFFPDVLDRLNDSAMASEWLRTRGLVEEAQHTDEVLDKMVEAEALLPLSEEQLAGVMEQIVSAHSKAYGWTPPLNGRELLERILEVFPARDTKLRTRIRAGIQWLDHLLQYNEDPILNVSDLVEEYEHVDEEVSWA; encoded by the coding sequence ATGAAGGACCAGCAAGAGCAGAGGCTCATCATTGAGAGCTTTCGATCGGGAGTACCTTCCCGCCGCGTGGCCAGTCGTTTTCCCATGGGTAGGGAGCGGCTCCTGGAAAAGGTGCGTGATGAGATACAGAGCCTGAGGTCCCGTGGCAGCCAAGCCATCTTCGTCAAAGCCAATTATGGAGAAGGTAAGACCCACCTGTTGCATGCCATCTGGGATATGGCACTGAGAGAAGAGTGTGTAGTCAGCCTCATCATATTGAGTAAGGAGACACCCTTTGACAAGTTTTACAGGGTTTATCCCAAGGTTATAGCCGGAACCTACTTGCCCGGTTCGAGCCAGCCCGGCATCGAACAACTGATCTCCGATGTGCGTGGCGGCAGCCAGGAGGCAGGGGAAATCCTAGGTTTTGCTGAGTCAAACCTTCACCCTAAGATAGCCGCGGTGCTCCGGAACTACATAGAGGGTCAATACACCGATGCCTCTTACGGGCTCTATCAAGACTTGGCTGGGGAATTCATGAGGGCGCAGGATCTCAAGGCAATTCACAGACTCAACTTCCACGAAACACTGAAACTAAGCAGGTTCACGGCCTCCTCTGATACCTGGGATTACTTTCGCATGGTGGATGCACTGGCCCGGTTAAGGGGGTACAGGGGGTGGGTGCTGCTTATAGACGAAGCGGAACTAATTGGGAAACTGGGCGCTGGTGCCCGGGCAAGGTCCTATGCTAACATCAATAGGTTCCTTTCTCCCAAGGGTGGCCTGGCGAGTACCCTGAGCGTTTTCACAGTAGCCACGAGCTTTTTCCCCGATGTCCTGGACCGCCTGAATGATAGCGCGATGGCGTCTGAGTGGCTGAGAACCCGGGGATTAGTGGAGGAAGCCCAGCACACTGATGAGGTCCTTGACAAGATGGTTGAGGCTGAGGCGCTGTTGCCCCTGTCAGAGGAACAACTCGCCGGCGTCATGGAACAGATAGTCTCCGCCCATTCAAAGGCTTACGGTTGGACCCCACCACTTAACGGCAGAGAACTGCTGGAACGAATCCTTGAGGTCTTCCCAGCCCGGGACACGAAGCTCAGGACTCGGATACGCGCGGGTATACAGTGGCTGGATCATCTCCTGCAGTACAACGAGGATCCCATTCTCAATGTGAGTGACCTAGTGGAAGAGTACGAACATGTAGATGAGGAGGTCTCATGGGCATAA
- a CDS encoding BREX system ATP-binding domain-containing protein produces MNTLLLALSPDGPPDDADLLHKTFVDPLGQARFLCDRYLDTYLAEGGSKLKLITGRKGCGKSHFIRYLASQARNRGYMAQVVSAQEMPLFSFDQIYRQIMKGVNTGTLIRHYTGALLSRLGYAYDRHDVAFLEWAVSHGREGSVVRREIKDRLAEDLFGDLDMDRSLATAILLLASDDLGVHSLGAEVRSTLDRWLKGDYVPARERNTIGIRKAIDRYSARLVFRSLLHFLPKANVKGVLLAIDDVHQVTEKHPEHGAKYTRTKRDEFYESLRQVVDEVDSVRGFFLILSGRREIVEDQSRGIRSYEALWMRLQNEVRSEKFNRFADLIDLDHAWQQSGRACLAQIASNVLDLVGAPPPLRGEILDELGGIDPAGSVSPVRMTMSMVLDKTRRQQP; encoded by the coding sequence GTGAATACCCTTCTTCTGGCCCTGTCTCCAGACGGACCCCCGGATGATGCTGATCTGCTCCACAAAACCTTCGTGGACCCTCTGGGGCAGGCAAGGTTTCTGTGTGATCGCTACCTCGATACCTACCTGGCTGAGGGAGGCTCCAAGCTCAAGCTCATCACCGGGCGAAAGGGTTGTGGGAAGTCTCACTTCATCAGGTACCTCGCCTCCCAGGCCAGAAACCGGGGGTACATGGCCCAGGTAGTGAGCGCCCAGGAAATGCCGTTGTTCTCCTTTGACCAGATCTACCGCCAGATCATGAAGGGTGTCAATACCGGGACCCTGATTAGACACTATACGGGTGCCCTCCTGAGCAGGCTGGGGTATGCCTATGACAGGCATGACGTGGCCTTTCTGGAATGGGCTGTATCTCATGGGAGGGAGGGCTCCGTTGTTCGCAGGGAGATCAAGGATAGACTCGCGGAAGACCTCTTCGGCGACTTGGACATGGACCGGTCTCTTGCCACGGCCATACTCCTCCTTGCCAGCGACGATTTAGGTGTCCATTCCCTTGGCGCCGAGGTGCGCTCCACCTTGGACAGGTGGCTCAAGGGCGATTATGTCCCGGCTCGCGAACGCAACACGATTGGTATTCGGAAGGCCATCGATCGCTACAGTGCGCGGTTGGTGTTCAGGTCCTTGCTTCACTTCCTGCCGAAGGCGAACGTTAAGGGGGTTCTCTTGGCAATTGATGACGTCCACCAGGTCACGGAAAAGCACCCTGAACACGGCGCAAAGTATACCCGCACCAAGAGGGATGAGTTCTATGAGAGCCTGCGACAGGTAGTGGATGAAGTGGACAGCGTGAGAGGCTTTTTCCTGATTCTCTCCGGACGCAGGGAGATTGTGGAGGACCAGTCCAGGGGGATCCGTTCATATGAGGCCCTTTGGATGCGACTGCAGAACGAGGTGCGTTCCGAGAAGTTCAACAGATTTGCCGACTTGATAGACCTCGACCACGCCTGGCAACAAAGTGGCCGGGCATGCCTTGCCCAGATCGCCAGCAATGTGCTAGACCTTGTCGGGGCGCCCCCACCCCTGCGAGGTGAGATCCTGGACGAGTTGGGTGGCATCGACCCAGCGGGCAGCGTTTCCCCCGTACGCATGACTATGAGTATGGTGCTGGATAAGACAAGGAGGCAGCAGCCATGA
- a CDS encoding AAA domain-containing protein has protein sequence MADTFTAITQQLMAALEDEIDAVKKEFGTEPLVLRHGRRHGRLGTSYLYAFLVDSEIALPCDTPGQLRLGDLKYQTVVVGMQGLEIILSLKEDLGPLVPGGTLLVSPYYLLEILRSRLADTVFGSLHANKDLAVRLFRLEGDSCDAGLPHAHIDHLDGLNEGQRRAILNCQTSQVCFIWGPPGTGKTRTIGKLAALLQGRERVLVTSHTNVAVDAAVLAVLQYLPETEREPGTVIRVGEPQRPDPSVAGITLEAVIEDKARPLREEKAVFEAERKRVSRQIARLESSARYIEEAQKREPEVQRLRTTLVQLEARARRLKEAEIEALTKRDRLCERLKRARQRGLPKGFFAPAIRLERQTDSADRLVRELSEQRLNLEMESHDTLETLRQAEEIQRLKMALAKRRGGTDPLNMRREINRLRASLEELASSITRIELDLEALPRTILAGARVVGATLYRLAIMPELHETPFDTIIIDEASMAPLPNVWFAAGCSARRVVVSGDFRQLPPIAAASDPGDYPMGSKWMTRDIFEQAGLVDASGKVVHDPRLSILTEQHRMHPAIGNLANRLAYKDNNLEHKAKPHEYMAATRSYPKPDHALVFCDTSMAGCWCARSEPGYSRYNLYSALVSILLAREITVNGSGEVGVITPYRAQARLLHALAEEYGLDSSQVEIATVHRFQGAEKHFIIFDIVDDFPYRIGRLLKGGFGSNAMRLLNVACTRAKGKLVIVGDRAHLEARTGKDDSLRTLLDYPDPYRFLDSREVIKANSGSPTGADPLRPHDILVCDSNAFHALLAEDMRRARSQVILYSPYIREKRFREALKGFQCLCEKGARVMIVTREPSPADGKTRQLLSEASSIEGLSIVCRSNLHQRMAFIDRDVAYFGNLSPLSHGYSAEQMIRLSSPPIVRRLVELTGAALLREQLNSQAKHAFLVYLCQYLSESRPTPTCLDCGRPMRLIWGKYGPFFGCPSHASERHRTVSIPRSVVVKFLKDMDLRCPDCGGRVCLKSSRYGTFLACSEWPDCRWRETS, from the coding sequence ATGGCTGATACCTTTACAGCTATTACGCAACAGCTAATGGCCGCCCTGGAAGACGAGATCGATGCCGTCAAGAAGGAGTTCGGTACCGAACCCCTCGTGCTTCGCCATGGCCGTCGCCACGGGCGCTTGGGCACATCTTATCTCTACGCCTTCCTCGTGGATTCCGAGATCGCACTACCCTGTGACACCCCAGGCCAGCTCCGGCTGGGAGATCTCAAGTATCAAACGGTAGTCGTAGGTATGCAGGGCTTGGAAATCATTCTGAGCCTGAAGGAGGATCTTGGCCCATTGGTGCCTGGCGGCACCTTGCTGGTCTCCCCGTACTATCTCTTGGAGATCTTGAGGTCGCGGCTTGCGGATACGGTCTTTGGCAGTCTACATGCCAACAAGGACCTTGCGGTTCGCCTCTTTCGCCTAGAGGGAGACTCGTGTGATGCCGGCCTTCCTCACGCTCACATAGACCATCTTGACGGACTCAATGAAGGCCAGCGACGGGCCATTCTCAATTGCCAGACGAGCCAAGTTTGCTTCATCTGGGGACCCCCAGGAACAGGAAAGACAAGGACCATCGGCAAACTCGCTGCTTTGCTCCAGGGAAGGGAACGCGTGCTCGTCACATCCCACACCAACGTGGCGGTTGACGCAGCGGTGCTCGCTGTGCTCCAATACCTCCCTGAGACGGAACGGGAGCCGGGCACTGTCATCAGGGTCGGAGAACCCCAGAGACCAGACCCCTCGGTGGCAGGCATCACCCTGGAGGCTGTCATTGAGGACAAGGCCAGGCCCTTGCGCGAGGAGAAGGCGGTTTTCGAAGCCGAGCGAAAGCGGGTGTCAAGACAAATAGCCCGCCTCGAATCGAGCGCAAGATACATAGAGGAGGCCCAAAAACGGGAACCGGAGGTGCAACGCCTCAGGACCACCCTTGTGCAGTTGGAAGCCAGGGCCAGGAGGTTGAAGGAAGCGGAGATCGAGGCTCTCACCAAGAGGGACAGGTTGTGTGAGAGGCTGAAACGAGCGCGCCAACGCGGGTTGCCCAAGGGGTTTTTCGCACCTGCCATAAGGTTAGAGCGGCAGACGGATAGTGCCGACAGATTGGTGAGAGAACTGTCAGAGCAGCGTTTGAACCTCGAGATGGAGTCTCATGACACGCTCGAAACCCTCAGGCAGGCCGAGGAAATCCAGCGCTTGAAGATGGCACTGGCAAAACGCCGTGGGGGAACGGACCCCCTCAATATGCGCCGGGAGATCAACCGTCTCCGCGCAAGCTTAGAAGAATTGGCCAGCTCAATCACCAGGATCGAATTAGATCTGGAGGCTCTCCCCCGGACCATCCTGGCTGGCGCTCGCGTTGTAGGTGCGACGCTCTACCGGCTGGCCATCATGCCAGAGCTCCACGAGACTCCCTTTGACACCATTATTATTGATGAGGCCAGCATGGCACCACTGCCCAACGTATGGTTCGCCGCAGGCTGTTCGGCCCGGCGTGTGGTCGTATCTGGTGACTTCCGCCAACTACCACCCATAGCCGCGGCCAGTGACCCCGGAGACTACCCCATGGGCAGCAAGTGGATGACCAGGGATATCTTTGAACAGGCAGGTCTGGTTGATGCCAGCGGAAAGGTTGTCCATGACCCACGTCTTTCCATCCTCACTGAGCAACACAGAATGCACCCCGCCATAGGCAACCTGGCCAACCGGCTGGCCTATAAAGATAATAACCTGGAGCACAAGGCCAAACCACACGAATACATGGCCGCGACCCGGAGTTACCCAAAGCCTGACCACGCCTTGGTGTTCTGCGACACCTCCATGGCTGGCTGCTGGTGTGCCCGTTCAGAGCCCGGCTATTCACGGTACAATCTCTATAGTGCCCTGGTCAGCATCCTACTGGCAAGAGAGATCACCGTGAACGGAAGTGGAGAAGTTGGAGTCATAACGCCCTACAGGGCACAGGCCCGGTTGCTGCATGCACTGGCGGAGGAGTACGGGCTTGACTCCAGCCAGGTAGAAATTGCGACGGTGCATCGTTTCCAGGGGGCCGAGAAACACTTCATTATCTTTGACATAGTGGATGACTTCCCCTATAGGATAGGGAGGCTCCTGAAGGGCGGCTTTGGCAGTAACGCAATGCGCCTGCTGAACGTGGCCTGCACCCGTGCCAAGGGCAAACTGGTGATAGTAGGGGACCGAGCTCATCTGGAGGCAAGGACTGGTAAGGATGACAGTCTTAGAACCCTGCTGGACTACCCTGACCCATACAGGTTCCTTGATTCCAGGGAGGTGATCAAGGCCAACTCGGGCAGCCCCACCGGCGCTGATCCCCTGAGACCTCATGACATCCTTGTCTGTGACAGTAACGCCTTCCATGCCCTCTTGGCGGAGGACATGCGACGGGCAAGAAGCCAGGTCATCCTCTATAGCCCGTATATTCGCGAGAAGCGTTTCCGTGAAGCGCTCAAGGGCTTTCAATGCCTGTGTGAGAAGGGTGCCAGGGTGATGATCGTCACGAGGGAGCCCTCCCCAGCAGATGGGAAGACTCGCCAATTGTTGTCGGAGGCCTCATCGATCGAGGGGTTGAGTATCGTGTGCCGCTCGAATCTCCACCAGAGGATGGCTTTCATTGACAGGGACGTGGCCTACTTCGGCAACCTCAGCCCACTTTCCCACGGCTACTCGGCCGAACAGATGATACGGCTCTCCAGTCCTCCCATCGTGCGAAGACTTGTGGAGCTCACCGGAGCAGCGCTTCTTCGAGAACAACTGAACAGTCAGGCCAAGCACGCCTTCCTGGTTTACCTTTGCCAATACCTGTCTGAAAGCCGCCCCACACCCACATGCCTCGATTGCGGCCGGCCCATGAGGTTAATATGGGGCAAGTACGGCCCCTTCTTTGGCTGCCCGTCCCACGCAAGTGAACGGCACCGTACGGTCAGCATTCCAAGGTCAGTTGTGGTCAAATTCCTAAAGGACATGGATCTAAGATGTCCGGATTGCGGCGGAAGGGTATGTCTCAAGTCCTCCCGCTACGGCACGTTCCTGGCTTGCAGTGAATGGCCGGATTGCCGGTGGAGAGAAACCTCTTAA